ACCGCGCTCGGCCGCGGCGTGTTCCCCGACGCCCGCCACGACCTCGGCGTCTCGGGCGGGTTCGGCGCCGACGGCGCGATGGAGCTCGTGCGCGAGGCCGACGTGGCCGTCGTGTTCGGCGCGTCGCTGAACCAGTTCACGATGCGCTTCGGCGAGCTGTTCGCGCCCGGCACCCGCGTGTTCCAGATCGACGTCGCCGCCTCCGCGACGCACCCGAACGTGGGCGGCTTCGTGCGCGGCGACGCGGCACTCGTGGCTCGTGCGATCGTCGACGAGCTCGAGGTGATCGGCGCGGAGTCCTCCGGCTGGCGCGATTCGATCGACGCACCGACCCTGCGGGCGTACGCGCCGGGCGACGAGCTCGCCGCCGACGGTCGACTCGACCCGCGCAGCACCGCACGCCGCATCGCCGAGCTGATGCCCGAGGATCGGGTCGTCGTCTCCGACGGCGGGCACTTCATCGGATGGGCGAACATGTACTGGCCGGTCGCTTCGCCCGACCGCATGATGATGGTCGGCACCGCGTTCCAGTCGATCGGGCAGGGGTTCCCGAGCGTCGCAGGGGCTGCAGCGGCCAGGCCCGAGGCAACGGTCGTGCTCACCACCGGAGACGGCGGCGGGCTCATGGCGATCGCCGACCTCGAGACGGCGGTGCGCACCGCCGGAGGTCGCGGCATCGCGGTCGTCTGGAACGACGCCGCGTACGGCGCCGAGGTGAACCTCTACGGTCTCAAGGGCCTCGCCGAGGCCCCGATGCTGATCCCCGAGGTCGACTTCGCGGCTGCGGCGGCCGCATTCGGCGCCGAGGGCGTCGTCGTGCGCGGCCTCTCCGACCTCGACCGGCTCGCCGCCTGGGCGGCGACGCCCGCGGCCGAGCGCCGCTTCCTGCTGCTCGACTGCCGCATCTCGGGCGCCGTCGTCGCGCCCTACCAGGAGGAGATCGTGCGCGTGAACTCGCGCTGACGCTCGGCTCAGGCCCGCGACCCACGGGAACCGGGACGACGCCACGAACGACGGATGCCCCGGCGGGAAGGTTCCCGCCGGGGCATCCGTGTCTCGATTGCCGGTTACTTCACGCCGTAGATGGCGCTCGCCGACTGCTCCGCCTCGTGGTCGGGGCCGAGCGGGATGCCGGTGCGGTCCTTCAGCAGCAGGGTCGCGATGAAGGCGACGACCATGATGCCCGCGATGTAGAACGCGACGGACGTCGCGGAGCCGGTGGCCTGCACGAGCGCCGCCGAGATCATCGGGGCGAAGGCGCCGCCGAGGATCGCGCCGAGGGCGTAGGTGATGGAGACGCCCGAGTAGCGGATCGACGCAGGGAACAGCTCGGTGAAGTACGCGGCCTGCTGCCCGTACGTGAAGCCGTTGCCGATCGTGAAGAGCGCGAGGCCGGCGAAGAGCAGCCAGACGTTGCCGGTGTTCACGAGCGGGAACAGCAGGAACACCGTCGAGAGGAAGGCGATCCAGCCGATGATGTAGGTGTTGCGGCGGCCGATCCGGTCGGAGACCGAGCCGGCGATCCACGTGACGATCATCCAGACGACGGCCGACCCCGCGACCGCGAGCAGCACCGGGGTGCGCTCCATGCCGACGAGGCCGCCGTCGGCGACCGGCGTGGTGGCGTAGTTCTGGATGTAGCCGCCGGTGGTCATGTATCCCGCGGCGTTGTTGCCGGCGAAGGTCAGCGCGGCGAGGATCACGAGCAGCCAGTGGCGCTTGAAGAGCTGGGCGATGGGAGTCTTCGTCTGCTCCTTGCGGGCGGCGATCTCGGTGAAGACCGGGCTCTCGTCGACCGACCGGCGCACGATCATGCCGACGATGATGAGCACGAAGCTCAGCAGGAACGGGATGCGCCAGCCCCACTCGAGGAACGCGTCGCCGGGCGAGATGACACCCGTCATGAGCGCGAGCACGCCCGAGGCGAGCAGCAGGCCGATCGGCACGCCGATCTGCGGGAATGCGCCGTAGCGTCCCCGCTTGCCGTCGGGCGCGTGCTCGACCGCCATGAGCACGGCGCCGCCCCACTCGCCGCCCGTCGAGAGGCCCTGCAGGATGCGCAGGAGCACGAGGAGGATCGGCGCGAGGATGCCGACCTGCTCGTAGGTGGGCAGCACGCCGATGAGGGTCGTCGCCGCACCCATGAGCACGAGCGTCACGACGAGCATCGCCTTGCGGCCGATCTTGTCGCCGAAGTGACCGGCGAGGAACGCGCCGAGCGGCCGGAAGAGGAAGCTCACACCGATGGTCGCGAACGACAGGATCGTCGCGAACTCGGGGCCGGCGGGCGCGAAGAAGAGCACCTGGAAGACGAGACCGGCGGCGCTCGCGTACAGGAAGAAGTCGTACCACTCGATGGTGGTGCCGATCACGGTGGCGAATGCGACGCGGCGGAGTTCGCGACGCCTCGCGTCGGTCTGGGCGGGTGATTGGGCGGGGGCGGGGGCGGATGTCGTGGTCATGCGGGGGCGACTCCTCTGTCGTGTCCGCGGTCAGGGGCAGCTCGTCGTCGAGCCCGAGACGAGCTATCCGAGCATGATATACGATTTGGAATACGAATATGACTCGACGATGCCCCCGACGCGGACCGTCGTATACGATCACCTCGGAACCCCCTCGACGACGAAGTGGAGCACATGTTGCTGGA
The sequence above is a segment of the Agromyces hippuratus genome. Coding sequences within it:
- a CDS encoding thiamine pyrophosphate-binding protein yields the protein MPSVSAHVAHALSAHIDHVFGVMGNGNAYFLDAIERTADASFTAVRHEAGGVVAADAHYRASNRIAAATSTYGAGFTNTLTSLAEAAQARVPLVLVVGDEPTSGRRPWDVDQIALASAVGARTYTVGRTDAQATTIIAIEHALAYRVPVVLAIPYDVAAVEAGPLHETTSPRLPAPLAPSGEFAHRQIADIARALSGASRPFLLAGRGAWLAGAGEVLGELAAATGAVTASTALGRGVFPDARHDLGVSGGFGADGAMELVREADVAVVFGASLNQFTMRFGELFAPGTRVFQIDVAASATHPNVGGFVRGDAALVARAIVDELEVIGAESSGWRDSIDAPTLRAYAPGDELAADGRLDPRSTARRIAELMPEDRVVVSDGGHFIGWANMYWPVASPDRMMMVGTAFQSIGQGFPSVAGAAAARPEATVVLTTGDGGGLMAIADLETAVRTAGGRGIAVVWNDAAYGAEVNLYGLKGLAEAPMLIPEVDFAAAAAAFGAEGVVVRGLSDLDRLAAWAATPAAERRFLLLDCRISGAVVAPYQEEIVRVNSR
- a CDS encoding MFS transporter, translating into MTTTSAPAPAQSPAQTDARRRELRRVAFATVIGTTIEWYDFFLYASAAGLVFQVLFFAPAGPEFATILSFATIGVSFLFRPLGAFLAGHFGDKIGRKAMLVVTLVLMGAATTLIGVLPTYEQVGILAPILLVLLRILQGLSTGGEWGGAVLMAVEHAPDGKRGRYGAFPQIGVPIGLLLASGVLALMTGVISPGDAFLEWGWRIPFLLSFVLIIVGMIVRRSVDESPVFTEIAARKEQTKTPIAQLFKRHWLLVILAALTFAGNNAAGYMTTGGYIQNYATTPVADGGLVGMERTPVLLAVAGSAVVWMIVTWIAGSVSDRIGRRNTYIIGWIAFLSTVFLLFPLVNTGNVWLLFAGLALFTIGNGFTYGQQAAYFTELFPASIRYSGVSITYALGAILGGAFAPMISAALVQATGSATSVAFYIAGIMVVAFIATLLLKDRTGIPLGPDHEAEQSASAIYGVK